The Virgibacillus dokdonensis genome includes a window with the following:
- a CDS encoding PTS sugar transporter subunit IIB codes for MKITLLCALGMSTSLLVERMKKAASRRELDVKIEAHSVDEIDRQLKDSDVMLLGPQIRYKKKELFKKAEKEKVPIAIIDIRAYGATDGEKVLEQALHLKNNDEEGV; via the coding sequence GTGAAAATAACGTTGCTTTGCGCATTAGGGATGAGTACAAGCCTTTTGGTAGAAAGAATGAAAAAAGCAGCCAGTCGCAGAGAGTTGGATGTGAAAATAGAAGCACATTCGGTAGACGAGATAGATAGACAACTTAAAGATTCAGATGTCATGCTCTTAGGTCCACAAATTCGCTATAAAAAGAAGGAACTATTTAAAAAAGCAGAAAAGGAAAAGGTGCCAATTGCTATTATTGATATACGAGCATATGGAGCGACAGATGGTGAAAAAGTGCTAGAGCAAGCGCTTCATTTAAAGAATAATGATGAGGAGGGTGTATAG
- a CDS encoding 6-phospho-beta-glucosidase, translating to MGGLKITVIGGGSSYTPELLEGIINNQELLRVEELWLVDIEEGKQKLSIIEGLSKRMIQASGYSIKIVATFNRQEAIKGADYIITQLRVGQLKMRRYDEYTSIKHGVIGQETTGAGGYMKALRTIPVILDICNDMEQLAPKAWLLNFTNPAGIVTEAVLKYSNVKVIGLCNNPINYYKKFAAAYNVSMKDVSINFTGINHLLWLTDLYIRGESRIKDIFNGWSNIYEAKNIPDFGWDLDFLRSLDAIPCGYHKYYYQSDRILQQQLEEFKRNETRADQVQKIERELFKIYQNPKLSKKPKVLEQRGGAYYSEAAVNLIKSIELNTKEMHTLNVRNNGSISCLPINTCIEVNCVVERHQVTPLQVGQVSPQIRGLLQHVKAYEELTVEAGVNGDKGVAHQALTLHPLIPSAEKANAILKEMFMINKKFLPQFKI from the coding sequence ATGGGTGGATTAAAAATAACGGTAATTGGAGGGGGTTCTTCCTATACGCCTGAATTGTTAGAGGGAATTATTAACAATCAAGAACTTTTACGAGTAGAGGAGCTTTGGTTAGTAGATATAGAAGAAGGAAAACAGAAGTTGTCCATTATAGAAGGGCTATCAAAGCGAATGATTCAAGCATCAGGATATTCAATTAAAATTGTTGCAACTTTCAATAGACAAGAGGCGATAAAAGGTGCAGATTACATTATTACCCAACTTAGAGTTGGACAGCTTAAAATGCGTCGTTATGATGAATACACCTCTATTAAACACGGAGTAATTGGTCAGGAAACAACCGGAGCAGGTGGCTATATGAAAGCATTACGTACCATACCAGTTATTTTAGATATTTGCAATGATATGGAACAACTTGCACCCAAAGCATGGTTATTGAATTTCACAAATCCTGCAGGAATTGTAACAGAGGCGGTCTTAAAATATAGCAATGTAAAAGTTATTGGTTTATGCAATAACCCGATAAATTATTATAAAAAATTTGCTGCTGCTTATAACGTTTCTATGAAGGATGTGAGCATCAATTTCACAGGTATAAATCATTTGCTTTGGCTGACTGATTTATATATTAGGGGCGAGTCAAGAATTAAAGATATATTTAATGGATGGTCAAATATTTATGAAGCAAAAAATATTCCTGACTTTGGCTGGGATCTTGATTTCTTAAGATCTTTAGATGCTATTCCATGTGGTTATCATAAATATTATTATCAGTCTGATCGGATTTTACAACAGCAATTAGAGGAGTTTAAACGAAATGAAACCCGTGCTGATCAAGTTCAGAAGATTGAGCGAGAACTATTTAAAATTTATCAAAATCCAAAACTAAGCAAAAAACCAAAAGTTTTAGAACAAAGAGGTGGTGCGTACTATTCGGAGGCAGCTGTAAATTTGATTAAATCGATTGAGTTGAATACAAAAGAAATGCATACATTGAATGTTCGTAATAATGGATCAATTTCTTGTTTACCTATCAATACTTGTATAGAAGTAAATTGTGTTGTGGAACGGCATCAGGTTACTCCATTGCAAGTAGGGCAAGTTTCTCCGCAAATCAGAGGACTTTTACAACATGTGAAAGCATATGAAGAACTCACTGTTGAAGCTGGTGTTAATGGGGATAAAGGTGTTGCTCATCAGGCATTGACGTTACACCCACTTATCCCTTCCGCTGAAAAGGCAAATGCTATTTTAAAAGAAATGTTTATGATAAATAAAAAGTTTTTACCGCAGTTTAAGATTTAA
- a CDS encoding ChbG/HpnK family deacetylase: MGNNTVKLIINADDFGITAGVTYGILFAHQYGIVSSTTVMVNMPFAKESLKEAKKHPNLGVGLHLVFDAGRPVFASQSSLTSHSGYFLKKEGLMQSAKREDIKNEVEAQLDLAHKWYGNVTHIDSHHHLHHHFPLLLDVVLETAKNYNMPVRLLPDTKIAYKIASPDYFCGGFYGEENVSINNLKDILTRLKPGITEMMCHPGFIDSGLYKISSYNRMRMKEVAVLTNNKMKEYMQKQSIELIHYGGVADGR, encoded by the coding sequence ATGGGTAACAATACAGTCAAACTTATTATAAATGCGGATGATTTTGGGATTACGGCTGGTGTGACATATGGAATTCTATTTGCTCATCAATATGGCATCGTATCAAGTACAACTGTCATGGTTAATATGCCATTTGCCAAAGAGAGTTTAAAAGAAGCAAAAAAACATCCTAATTTGGGAGTAGGCTTGCATCTCGTTTTTGATGCAGGTCGTCCCGTCTTTGCTTCCCAAAGTAGTTTAACGAGTCATTCTGGATATTTTTTGAAAAAGGAAGGGTTAATGCAATCTGCTAAAAGAGAGGATATAAAAAATGAGGTCGAGGCTCAGCTTGATTTAGCACATAAATGGTATGGAAATGTAACGCATATAGATAGTCATCATCACCTGCACCATCATTTTCCATTGTTACTGGATGTCGTTTTAGAGACTGCAAAAAACTATAATATGCCGGTTAGATTGCTTCCTGACACAAAGATAGCGTATAAAATAGCGAGTCCAGATTATTTTTGTGGAGGTTTTTATGGGGAAGAAAACGTTTCAATTAATAATCTTAAAGATATTTTAACACGTTTAAAACCAGGGATTACAGAAATGATGTGCCACCCAGGATTTATAGATTCTGGTTTATATAAAATTAGCAGTTATAACAGGATGAGAATGAAAGAAGTGGCTGTCTTAACTAACAACAAGATGAAAGAATATATGCAAAAACAATCTATTGAATTGATTCATTATGGAGGAGTCGCGGATGGACGTTGA
- the celB gene encoding PTS cellobiose transporter subunit IIC, translating into MNRFNESMERYFMPVAGKLAEQRHLKSVRDGIIATMPLLIIGSVFLIISSPPIESWAEFMKPYAQTLSIPVNATFGLLGLIAVFSIAYSLAKSYGMDELSAGVLSVATFFVATPLTEEGNIPLNLMGSEGLFIAIVLAIFTVEVFRFFENKNIVIRMPEGVPPSVWRAFTALIPGAIIIFIVWGVDLLLRNFFNLSLHGVVAAILRQPLEAMGSSLWGAIIAIILIHLLWSFGIHGISVVASVMAPIWYSLTEQNVAAQQAGEELPYIIGQPFMAIWWAVGGSGMALALTILFVWRARSRHLKGLGRGSIWASFFNISEPIVFGAPIVMNPLLFLPFILAPLTVGIITYFSMSLGFVGKPYVIVPWTTPPPFSGILTTGDWRGGVLMMINIIVAICIYYPFFRLYDKKLLEEEQASESVAATTES; encoded by the coding sequence GTGAATCGTTTTAATGAGTCTATGGAACGTTATTTTATGCCAGTTGCAGGGAAATTGGCTGAACAACGTCATTTAAAATCAGTAAGAGATGGAATTATAGCAACAATGCCGCTATTAATTATTGGAAGCGTTTTTCTGATTATTTCATCTCCACCAATTGAATCGTGGGCTGAATTTATGAAACCCTATGCACAAACGTTAAGTATTCCAGTAAATGCTACCTTTGGTTTGTTAGGTCTAATCGCAGTATTTTCAATTGCATATAGCCTTGCGAAAAGCTATGGAATGGATGAATTATCTGCTGGTGTACTAAGTGTGGCTACATTTTTTGTCGCTACCCCTCTTACTGAAGAAGGAAATATACCGTTAAACTTAATGGGAAGTGAAGGACTATTTATTGCCATTGTTTTAGCCATCTTCACAGTAGAAGTTTTCCGTTTTTTTGAAAACAAAAATATTGTTATTCGTATGCCTGAAGGGGTGCCACCGTCAGTATGGCGAGCATTTACAGCTCTTATTCCCGGAGCAATCATTATTTTTATAGTATGGGGAGTAGACTTATTGTTGCGTAACTTCTTCAATTTATCATTGCATGGAGTAGTAGCCGCTATTTTAAGGCAACCTTTAGAAGCTATGGGATCAAGTTTATGGGGAGCAATTATTGCAATAATTCTAATCCATTTACTGTGGTCGTTTGGAATTCATGGCATATCCGTTGTAGCAAGTGTTATGGCTCCAATTTGGTATAGTTTAACAGAACAAAATGTTGCTGCACAACAGGCTGGTGAGGAACTTCCATATATAATTGGGCAACCATTTATGGCGATATGGTGGGCAGTTGGTGGTTCAGGCATGGCTTTAGCATTAACCATACTTTTTGTTTGGCGAGCTCGTTCGAGGCATTTAAAAGGATTGGGACGAGGCTCTATTTGGGCAAGTTTCTTTAATATAAGTGAACCAATCGTTTTTGGAGCTCCAATTGTAATGAACCCGTTGTTATTTTTACCTTTCATACTAGCACCATTAACAGTAGGTATTATCACGTATTTTTCAATGTCGCTTGGATTTGTAGGAAAACCTTATGTAATTGTTCCATGGACGACACCACCTCCTTTTTCTGGAATATTGACAACAGGTGATTGGCGTGGTGGTGTATTAATGATGATCAATATTATTGTAGCTATCTGTATTTATTATCCGTTTTTCCGTTTGTACGATAAAAAACTATTAGAAGAAGAGCAAGCTAGTGAGTCAGTGGCTGCTACTACAGAAAGTTAG